GCCAAAGCCCACAATGTCTTGATAACCGTCGCCGTTAAGGTCGGTCACGAAGCGCGGATGCGCGCCGACTTGCCAACCCTGGTTGCAGCCAAAGCCGGCCAGCACGAACTGCGCCGCCGCAAAACCGCCGTCGCCCGCCGAAGGCGCAATCCACACGCCGTCATTGCCGAAGGCCACAATGTCCTGCCTGCCGTCGCCGTTGATGTCCGCCAGCAAACGAGGATGGCGCTCCACACGCCAGCCACCCGCGACATAGCCAAAGTCCGCCAGCACGAGTTGCGCCGGGCCGAAGCCGTTGCCTGTCGAGAGCGCCGTCCACACGCCGTCGTTGCCAAAGCCGATGATGTCCTGACGGCCATCGCCGTTCAGGTCGGCGGTCGTGCGAACGTGCAGCGCCGGCGTCCAGCCTTGGTTGAAGCCGAACGCGGACAGCGCGAGAACCGGCGCGTTGAAATAACCGCCGGGCGTAGCCAGTGACAGCCACACGCCGTCATCGCCGAAACCGACGATGTCTTTGCATCCATCGCCATTCACGTCGGCCAGCAACCGGACGTGGCGGTCAACACGCCAACCCTGGTTGTAGCCGAAGCCCGCGCTGACGAAGGTCGCCGGCCCAAAACCTGAGGCGGTCGAGAGTGCGCGGTAAACGCCCGCGTCGCCGAAACCGACAATGTCTTCCAGCTTGTCGCCGTTGATGTCGCCCAGCGCACGCACATGCTTCGCCGTGCGCCAGCCGCTCAGGTAGCCGAAATCCGCCAGCACAAAGGCCGGGCTGAAGCTCTGCCCGGTGGACGTGGCGAGCCACACGCCGTCTCTGCCAAAGCCCACCATGTCCTGGCGTTTATCGCCATTGACGTCGGCCAGCATGCGCGGGTGCTCAGAGTCCCACCCTTGCCCGGTGGTGAGTTCCCGCGCCCACGTTTGGGGCGCGGAAAAGGACTGCTCCGGCGCCGTTGCGCCAACCAATTGGCCCTGCACGGGAGGAATCGTGGGCAGGGCGCGTTGTGCCGTGACGGTCGTTTGCGGCAGGCAGAGCCACGTTGCGCCCAACAGCAGCGTGGCCGGCAGCAGCCAATTGATAGGGTTGATCCTTCGGCTTGTTTTCCAGATTTTCATCTTCGTACCCTCGTTCGTCATTTGTCATGCGCTTTGTGGAAGCGCGTTGCTACTCCGCCAAGCAGTATGGTGAAAGACACGGCGGCTGGCTGTTACAATGATCACAACAACAGCCCGTCGAGGCCGTTCCCTATTCCGCTACAAATGAATTCCTGGTACGCACGCTGCACCGCGCACAGGCCTAGTGTGTGACGGATCGCTGACTAAGGGCGCTCTTTCAGCAGCGGCGCAGCTTGAACATGGTTACGCAAATGGAGGCGAAAGGCTTCGGCAATTGCACCAACATCGGTTCGTGCGCAGCGGCCTGCCCGAAAGGCATCACACTGGACAACATCGCGCGGATGAATCGGGAGTATTGGCGGGCGTTGTTTAAGAGCAAGCTGGCCTGAGTCGCGCCCAATCTTGCCAAGTAGAAATTCAACGAAAAGCCCTGAAAGGGCGAAATTCAATAGCCGGGGCAAGCGGAGCGTCGCCCCCAGTGACACCGCGAAAAAGCGTCACGCCCTGAAAGGGCGAGATTCAATAGCCGGGGGCAAGCGGAGCGCCACCCCCGGTGACACCGCGAAAAAGCGTCACGCCCTGAAAGGGCGAAATTCAATAGCCGGGGGCAAGCGGAGCGTCGCCCCCGGTATCAGCCGGAAAGATTCAAGCCCTGAAGGGGCGTAATTGCACGTTGGATTGCGCCCTTTCAGGGCTTGATGTTTTTGGGTGACTTCTCCCGTGGGCGTTGCCCACGGCTATTGGATTACGCCCTTTCAGGGCTTTCAGAACCGTCTGCGCTTCACATGCTACTGGCCTCCACCAATTTAATCTCGTCGGCCGTCAAGCCATACAGCTCGTAAACCAGCCGGTCAATCTGCCCATCGGTCGCCGTAGCTGGCGTTGCAACTACGTCTGTTCGTGCGCCGTCTTGGCGGCGGCGAGTTGGCGGTGGAGTTGGAGCAGCTATTCGACCAGCAGTGACTATTCATCAGTCAGGCGAAAGGAATTACGAGGGAAGAAGATTTACTCTCACCGCCGGGGCGTTGTTTGCAGCGACATTGACCACGCGTTTATCAAACGTGAGAAATTCAGCCGGGCCGCTCTGGGCCAAGTCTTCCGCCAAGGCAAGGTAGAAGGCGTCAGCGGAATGCAAACAACTATAGCCGCTGCGAATCTCTTCATTGCGCAGGATGAAACGAATGTCGCCTTGTGGTGAAGGCATGATGGCAGACATATAGTCGTTGAAATCTTCGACCGCTTTCCGGTGTTTGGCGGCGTCTATCTCGCCGCTTTGCAGCTTGCGGCAGCGGATGAACAGCACTTCGGTCAGAATCGCGCCGGGCGCATAGAAAGCCCAGTTTCTGGCGGTGTAATCAGCCAGAGCGGCTTTGGCCGTGGGTTCACCCGGCTCTTTGGCGCAAATGGCGACGAGAATGTTGGCGTCAATGACGACGGCGCCCGCGCTAGTCGCCGGTGTCGGTTGGCTCATATCCCCACATCGCTCCCGCTCTGGCTTCTCGAATCAGCTTGAGGGTTTCTTCCGTCGAACCTGTCACCGGAACATCTTTCATCCGTTCCGCGCTGCGTTGCAGCACGGCGAACATTGCTTCATTGCGCGGTTGCGGTGGTTGTGGGGCAACCGCTAACTCCTGCGGCTGCGCATTCAACCCCAAGGCTTGGCGTAAGTAATCGTTGACCGACAAGCCGCGCGATGTGGCTTGGCCAATGATGGCATTCACAATCTCAGGTGCAATTCGTTCATTGAGTGTTGCGTTCATACCTTTGCAAAATACCTCGAACCTTTTCTCCAGGCAACTTGGGAGTTTGCTGGCGAAAGAGTCTGCTGCAAAAACGCCCGTGACTGCGGAATCATCAGCGTCGCCCGTTCGTCAGTCCAGCTAAACCGGATTCGACGAGCCAAGTGACAAGCTGCGCGGGCGTCACGACTGCGTTTGGCACGACGAGTTGCGCGTCCAAGCCGTTGAGTTGTTCCCAGGTCTACGGCTAGCCGCTGGCGCGCAGTCGAAAATGACAGATTCGTATAGCGATGACAACATTTGCACGGAAAACGCTTTCCCAACTACTGGCGCAACATTGAGGGAAAAACCTGGAAGAGCGGAGAGGATGGCAACATTTCACCTGTACTGTTGCCATCGTCGCCAGTGTTTTGACATGTGATTGAAAGGGAGACTGCTGGGTAACGGTTTGCCGCTCAGCCGCAAGCGGCGCGCGAGTTACTTTGCAATGAGGGGAAACCGATACGCACCACTCGTTGGTCTGTAGCGGCCTGTTGGGCGGCTGTTACTCGTATGCTGAGGTCTCCTAGCCTGCTAACGCACCCATTCCGGCCCGCCGCTACAGTCCGGACACGGCGCTGTATGTTCAGATGGTCCTCCCTCGTTGGTCCCGCCCCAATTGTGCCAATATTTTACTGAGCCCGAACCACTGCATAAAAAGCAGAATCCGCATCTAGTACAAGTGCTATTACTTCTGTCGTGCTCAGTCACGCCGCACACGCGACAGGTGCACACATCGAAGTCATGGTTCGAGTATCTCTTAAGTTTGCAGTGCCTGCATTGGCAGAAACTCCAGTCGTGCGGTTCGCGTCGGCTGTCACACCTCCGACAGCGGCAGCTATCCCATTCGTGTTCTGCATCCCGGCGTGCGGGACATCGGCTGCAACCACACGCCGTCCATTTGTGACCGAGAAGACATCTGATGTTGCGCATATGCTTTTGTCCACCCTACATGAGTTTTACTGCGTTTTGAATGTCTAATAGTAGCCACTGGTGTCCAATACTAGACACCAGTGGCTACTACTATTAGACACCAATGTTTGATGCACTCTCTTTCACCAGTATTCAGCGCAGTCGGCAGTTCATCAGCCTGGCGTTTTTCCACGGCAGTCAGGTCGAGCGCCACAAATCCCGCCGCGCCAGCCAAACCATCAACAATCGGTTGCAGATAGTCGTGGCCTTTACGCAAGCCGATTTCAAGCTCCTGAATGACGGCGGGCGGCAGATGAAGCACGCCGGTCTCGGCAACCGCAAAGAGCAAGTCGCAGCGCCCGAGGCGCGCAAAGGTCGAGAGAATGTTGGTATCGGCGACGATCATGCGGATTGACCGAAGAAGGCGGCGAGGTCTTGATCCATCGTTTCGGCGGAATCGTCTTCGATCACAATGGGGATGCGGCGTTCGCGCAATACTTCCTCGAATTGCCAACGATCAAGCCCGGCCATTTCCGCCGCGCGCCCCAACGAAACTTCATCTTTTTGAAAGAGGTCGAGCGCCAGTTCCAACCGTAAGGGGCGGTTGTTGAGCAGCAGGTTGCGCACCGCATCGGAAATTACTGCTTCGCGGTTGCGGTAAAGTCCGAGTTGCACCAGCGCCGCGATCTCGCGGTCAGCAAAGGTTACATCCATCATTTTCTTTCTCCTTCTTTTTTCCCTTTATGGAGTCAGCATGCCAATCAGCAAGCACAGACTGAAAATAACACGTGCCCGCCGAACTTCCAATCTTGCTTCGCATTGCGAAATGCTGTTTGATTGCCCCGACAACTTCTCACGCCGTCGTTACCAAAAAAGGAGAGTTCATCTATGACAAACATTCGCAAGCTCACTGTGCGCGCCCTGGCGGCGCTTGGCATCGCTATCGCGCTCATCGCGGGCCTACAACCATTGATGCTGGCGCAGCGGCAATACGACGCCAGTCTTTATGGCGGCTTGCACTGGCGGCTGATCGGCCCGTTTCGCGGGGGCCGTGTGAACGCGGTGAGCGGCGTGCCGGGCCAGCCCAATACGTTTTATTTCGGCTCGGTCGGCGGCGGGGTGTGGAAGTCGAACAACTCGGGCCGGACGTGGACGCCGATCTTTGACGGGCAGCCGATTGCCTCGATTGGCGCGCTTGGCGTGGCGCCGTCCAGCCCCAACGTCGTTTACGTCGGCACGGGCGAAGCCGACATGCGTTCGCAGATTTCCTACGGCAATGGGATGTACAAGTCCACCGACGCCGGGAAGACTTGGACACACATCGGTCTGGACAACACGCGGCAGATTGGGCGGGTGCTGGTGGATCCCAAAAATCCCAACGTCGTCTTTGTCGCCGCGCTCGGCCACGTCTATGGCCCCAATCCTGAGCGCGGCGTCTATCGTTCGCGCGATGGCGGGGCGACTTGGCAGCGGGTGTTGTTCAAAAACGAGAACGTCGGCGCGATTGATCTCGCCTTCGATCCGCAGGACTCGCAGGTGGTTTACGCGAGCTTGTGGAATACGCGCCGTCCGCCGTGGAGCATTTATCCGCCGTCGTATGGGCCGGGCAGCGGCCTTTTCAAATCCACCGATGGCGGCACGACGTGGCAGCCGCTGGTGACGGGGCTGCCGAGCGAAAAGGTCGGGCGCATCGGCATCGCGGTTGCGCCTACGAATCGCAATCGCGTTTACGCCATCGTGGATGCGAAGGAGGGCGGGCTTTACGTTTCGGATGATGCGGGCGCGACGTGGACGAAGGCGTCGGGCGACAATCGCGTGTGGGGGCGCGGCTGGTATTTCTGCAAGGTCGTCGTTGATCCCAAAAATGCCGATGTCGTGTATGTGTCGAACACGTCGCTCTATCGCTCGACCAATGCGGGCAAGACGTGGACGGCGATCAAGGGCGCGCCGGGCGGCGACGATTATCATCAGCTTTGGATTTATCCCGACGACCCGCAGCGCATGATTCTGGCGAGCGATCAGGGCGCGGTCGTCAGCGAAGACGGCGCGGCGACGTGGTCGTCTTGGTACAACCAGCCCACGGCGCAGCTTTATCACGTGGCGGCAGATTACCGCTTTCCCTATTGGGTGTCGGGCGCGCAGCAGGACAGCGGCGCGGTCACGGTCGTCACGCGCAGCGGCCACGCGGAAATCTCTACGCGCGATTGGAAGCCGGTGGGCGCGGGCGGCGAATCGGATTACACCGCGCCCGATCCGCTGCATCCCGAAATCCTGTTTGGCGGCAGGGTCACGCGCTGGAACGTGATCACAGGCGAAATCAAAGATGTCTCGCCGGAGCGCGCGCTGACCGTGCCCGCACGGCATACGTGGACGGTGCCGCTGGTGTTTTCGCTGGCCGATCCGCACGCGCTTTACTTCAGCAATCAATTCCTGTTCAAGACGATGAATGGCGGCGAGACGTGGGCGACGATCAGCCCCGACCTGTCGCGCGAAGACCCCGGCGTGCCCGCGAATCTGGATGAAGCCACGGCTGCCGATGCGCCCGAAGGCAAGCGGCGCGGCGTCATTTACACCATCGCGCCTTCGCCGTTGCGCGCGGCGACCCTTTGGGTCGGCACTGATGACGGCCTCATTCACTTGACCAAAGATGACGGGAAGACCTGGCAGAACGTGACGCCGCCGGAGCTGACGGCGTGGAGCAAGGTGGTGATGCTGGAGGCGTCGCACTTCGATGTGAACGAGGCTTACGCCGCGATTGATCGCCATCGGTTGACGGACAACGAGCCTTACATTTATCGCACCCGCGATGGCGGCAAGAGTTGGCAGAAGATTACGCAGGGCTTGCCTGCGGGCGTTTATCTCCAAACGATCAAGGAAGACACGCAGCGGCGGGGGTTGCTGTTTGCCGGCACTGAGTTGGGCGTGTTCGTTTCGTTCAATGACGGCGAGCAGTGGCAATCGCTCCAACTCAATTTGCCGCCGTGTTCGATGCGCGACTTGGCGGTTCACGAAGATGATTTGATCGTGGCGACGCACGGGCGCGGCTTCTGGGTGCTCGACGACATCACGGCGTTGCGGCAAATAAATGACGAAGTCACGCGCGCCGATGCCTATCTGTTCCGTCCGGCGGATGCGCTCAACTTGCCGCCGCACAGCGAGTACGGCACGCCGCAGCCGCGCGATGAACCGTTGGCTGAAAATCCTCCGACGGGCGCAATGCTAGATTACTACTTGAAGTCTGCCGCGACGGGGCCGGTGACGTTGGAGGTACTCGATGCGGCGGGCGAAGTCGTGCGGCGCTATTCGAGCGAAGACCGCGCGCCAGCGGTGAATCCCGACACGCTCAATGTGCCTGCATTCTGGCTGCGCCCGGTTGCGTCGTTGTCAACGGCGGCGGGCATGCATCGCTGGGTGTGGGACTTGCAGCCTACGCCAACGAATACTGGCGGCAGACGTGGTGGTGGTGGCGGTGTATTTGGCCGTGCTCCGGTGACCGTGCCGCTGGGAACGTATACGGTGAAGCTGACGGTGAATGGCAAGAGTTACAGCCAGCCGTTGCGCGTGAAGCCTGATCCGCGCGCGAAGTAAAAGAGCCAACCCTGGGTACGCAGCGCGGTTTTGCACAAGTCGCCCCGTCTGCACAAGTCGGGAGTAGTCTGCACAAATCGGTTTGAGCCTAGTTAAGACAGCAATGTGCCCTCCCAAGAATGGTTAGAGTCTGGGTAAATGTCATGGCCCGTATTTCGTGATCTTGAGTAGTATCTCAGTTTGAATTTCTGAGCGCAGTCCGTCGGGCACGTCGCGCGATTAAGCCGGAACGTAGGTCAACCGAATCAAGTCATCGGCGATTAAATCGCTGGCCACCAGGTGGAGCGGCGGCCGGGGGCCGGCGAAGAATGGCTTGCCACCACCAAGCACCACGGGGCGGAGGTAGAGCCGATACTCATCGATAAGACCGGCCTCGGTCAGGCTTTGCGCCAGGACTGGTCCGCCAACTTCAATCTCGCCAGCCAGCTCAGCCTTCAGCCTGCGTATCACCTTCTCGAAATCATCCGCGACAAGCGTGGCGTTGGGGCCAACTGACTTGAGGGAACGCGACACGACCCACTTCGGCTGGCTCCGCCACGCCACCGCGAAGTCGCGATCCTCCGCGTCCCAATCAGGAAGATCTTCGTCCCAATAACGCATGATCTCGTACATGCGGCTACCGTAGATGACGCCCGTCAGGCCACGCACGTGCTCGATGAAGTGACGGAAGGACGCGGGCGCAGGCGGCCCAAGCTTCAGGTGGTCGACGTAGCCATCAAGGGACTGGCTCAATCCATAGACAAGTTTTGCCATGCTACAGATCTCCCTTCCACTTTCTTCAATCCGGCCCCTTATTGGCGAGTACTTCCGCTTCAGCTTCCGGCCTTTGCTATCTTATGGGTTGCCGGTTTCCGTTTTCGACCTTGTTATTGTTCCTGCTGTTCATCGTCAGGCATGGCTGAGTTTAGCAGAATGATTGCGAGATGAGAAATTGAGATTGGCGAGTAATCTGCACAAGTGGGATTCAGGCTGCACAAGTCGCTTGCTGTTTTATAGGCGACTTGTGCAAAGCCACGCAGCACTTCCAGCGTGCAGACCTAGCGTGAGACCGATGAAGGCCGGAGGAAAACCCTCCGGCATCTGCGCGTCTGATGCCAAGCCTGCACGCTGGAAGCGGTGCGTACCCAGGGTTCATTTAATCGCAATCCGCACCGCATTCGCCGCCTTGCCATCCACACGCAAAAGCACTTCGACTTCCCCACGGCCAACCAATGCACGCGGGAGGCGCAAATTGGTTTGATCGAGGCCCGCCAGATCGCCTTGCGCGCCCGCGAAACCGACCTCGGCATTCGCGCCGCCAATCGTCGCGGTCACCGCGCTCAAGGCGCTGCGTTTGCGGAAGCCCGTGCCAAAGAGCACCAGGAAAACCTGCTCGGTCTCTGGCCCCAGATCAAGCGCCAGCGGCACTTGTTGGCCAGTGGGGCCAGTGCTGGCGATGGCTTCAAAGCTTTGCGAACCGTCGCCGCGCACGCGCACCAGATACCCCGCCGGCACGCCTTGGCCGTTGGCATTCGCTGTGAATAAGCCGGGCGCGACGGTGGTGATGATGATATTGGTGGCTGAGAGACGATTGTCTGCGCCGCTGATGATCACCGTGGCCGGGCCGTTCGCTGTGCCCGTGGGCACTAGATAGTTGACCTGGCTTGGCCCGACAAAAAACAGCGGGGCCAGACGTTCGACGCCCGCGCTGTCGCGCACGCGCACGGTCGTGTCCCGCAAGGTCGTCGGCAACGGCTGCGTCGCCGCTGAGGCATTGCCAGTAGCGAGGTTGCTGCCAAAGGCCGACACGACCATTTCAGCGGCGAACTCGGTGCCGCTGAAACTGGCGGCGGAAACGTTGGCGAGCGGCAAGGCGACAGCAAAATTCAACGCGGCGGATGTGCCGCCCCCCGGCGCGGGATTGAACACGGTAATCGGCACTGCGCCCGCATTGACCAGGTCGGCGGCGGGGATGGCGGCGCGCAATTGCGTCGCGCTGACGAAGGTCGTCGCGCGCTCTGCGCCGTTCCAGCGCACCGTTGAAGCGCTGATGAAATTGCTGCCGTTGACAGTCAAATCAAACGCCGCGCTCCCGGCGAGCGCAAAGGCCGGGTTCAACGCCGTCAGCGTGGGCGCGGGATTCGGCGCTTGGGTAACGGTGAACGTCAGCGCGTTGGATGTGCCACCGCCACCGCCAGCCGAGGCGGGATTGAAGACTGTGACCGTGGCCGTGCCCGCGCTGGCAATCTCGCTGGCCGGAATTTGCGCGCTCAGTTGCGTCTGGCTCACAAAGGTTGTCGCCCGCTCTGCGCCGTTCCAACGCACGACGGAATTGCTCAGAAAGCTGTTGCCATTGACCGTCAGCGTGAAGGCCGCGCCACCGGCAGTTGCCTGGTTCGGATTCAAACTGACCAGCGCTGGCACGGGGTTAGGGGCTGGCGTGATGGTGAAGGTGAGCGCGTTGGACGTGCCGCCGCCGCCATTCGCCGAGGCCGGGTTGAACACCGTGATTTGCGCGGTGCCCACACTGGCGACATCGCTGGCGGGAATTTGCGCGCTGAGTTGCGTGGCGCTGATGAACAGCGTCGGACGGTTCGCGCCGTTCCAACGCACGCTCGCGCCGCTGACGAAACTCGTGCCATTGACCGCCAGTGTTACGCCTGGGCCGCCCGCATTGAGCGTGTTCGGATTCAAGCTGGTTAGTGTGGGCACCGGGTTGGGCAATTGATTGATTGTAAAACTCAGCGCGTTTGAAGTGCCGCCGCCGGGTGCGGGCGTAAATACGGTGACTGTTGCCGTGCCGGGGCTGGCAATGTCTGCCGCCGCGATTTGCGCGGTCAGTTGCGTCGCGCTGATAAACGCCGTCACGCGGTCTGCGCCATTCCAACGCACGGCCGAGTTGCTGACGAAATTCGCGCCGTTCACCGTGAGCGCGAAGGCCGCGCCGCCCGCGTTGGCATTGGCCGGATTCAAACTGGTCAGCGTCGGCACAGGGTTCGGCGCATTCACGACAAAGTTTGCGCCACCCGATGAACCGCCGCCGGGCGCGGGATTAAACACCGTCACGCGAATGACGCTGGGACTCGCCAAATCAGCCGCTGTGATTTGCGCGGTCAACTGCGTGCTGCTGACAAAGGCCGTCGCACGATTCTCGCCATTCCAACGCACTGCCGAACCGTTGACGAAGTTGGTCCCGTTGACGATCAACGTCAGCGCCGCACTGCCCGCGAGAGCCGTCGTGGGCGCAATCGTCGCCAGCGCCGGAATGGGATTATTGATCGTGAAGCTCAACGCGTTGGAACTGCCGCCGCCGCCGCTGACATTGGCCGGATTGAACACCGTCACGTTGGCCGTGCCGCCCGTGGCGGCATCGCTGGCGGGAATCGCCGCCGTTAATTGCGTCGCGCTGACAAAGGTCGTCGCGCGCTCCGCGCCGTTCCAACGCACTACCGCGCCGCTTACGAAATTGGAGCCGCTCACCGTCAACGTGAAAGCCGGAGCGCCCACGCCGATTTGATTGGGTTGCAATTGGGTCAGCGTCGGCACCGGGTTGGGCGGCGGATTGATCGTCAACGTCAACGCATTTGACACCCCCCCACCGCCGCTGACGTTGGCCGGATTGAAGACCGTGATTTGCGCCGTGCCGATGTTGACGATGTCTGTGGCCGGGATCGCGGCTGTCAGTTGCGTCGCGCTCACAAAAGTCGTCACGCGGTCTGCGCCGTTCCAACGCACAGCCGCGCCGCTCACGAAATTCGTGCCGCTCACCGTCAGCGTGAACCCCGCGCCGCCGGCAATCACCGTGTTCGGATTCAGGCTGGCCAAGGCGGGGGTGGGGTTCGGCACGGGGTTGATCGTGAACGTTAGCCCGTTCGACACGCCGCCACCGGGCGCGGGATTGAAGACCGTCACCGTCGCTGTGCCGACATTGGCAACATCATTTGCGGCAAGCGCCGCGCGCAGTTGCGTCGCGCTAACAAAAGTCGTCGCGCGCTCTGTGCCGTTCCAACGCACCACCGCGCCATTGACGAAATTCGCGCCATTGACCGTCAGCGTCAACGCGCCACTGCCCGCAATCGCACTGATCGGATTCAAATTCGCCAGTGTGGGCGCGGGGTTGGGCGGCTGGCCGATGGAAAAGCCAACCGCGTTTGAGAGTCCGCCGCCCCCGCCCGCCGAGGCCGGATTGAAGACGGTCACATTGGCCGTGCCGATGCTGGCGATGTCTGTGGCGGGAATCGCCGCGCGCAGTTGCGTCGCGCTGACAAAGGTCGTCGCGCGCTCCGCCCCGTTCCAACGCACGACCGACGAGTTGATGAAATTGCTGCCGTTCGCCGTCAGCGTGAACGCCCCGCTGCCCGCATTCGCCGTGTTCGGGTCTATGCCGCCGATGACGGGCACGGGGTTGGGCGGCGGATTGATCGTAAAGGTCAACGCATTCGACGCGCCGCCGCCGCCGCTGACATTGGCCGGATTGAAGACCGTGACCGCCGCCGTGCCCTGGCTGGCGAGGTCGCTGGCGGTGATTTGCGCGGTTAGTTGCGTGGCGCTGTTGAACGTCGTCGCGCGCTCAGAACCGTTCCA
The Acidobacteriota bacterium genome window above contains:
- a CDS encoding type II toxin-antitoxin system VapC family toxin; this encodes MSQPTPATSAGAVVIDANILVAICAKEPGEPTAKAALADYTARNWAFYAPGAILTEVLFIRCRKLQSGEIDAAKHRKAVEDFNDYMSAIMPSPQGDIRFILRNEEIRSGYSCLHSADAFYLALAEDLAQSGPAEFLTFDKRVVNVAANNAPAVRVNLLPS
- a CDS encoding UPF0175 family protein produces the protein MMDVTFADREIAALVQLGLYRNREAVISDAVRNLLLNNRPLRLELALDLFQKDEVSLGRAAEMAGLDRWQFEEVLRERRIPIVIEDDSAETMDQDLAAFFGQSA
- a CDS encoding glycoside hydrolase, whose translation is MLAQRQYDASLYGGLHWRLIGPFRGGRVNAVSGVPGQPNTFYFGSVGGGVWKSNNSGRTWTPIFDGQPIASIGALGVAPSSPNVVYVGTGEADMRSQISYGNGMYKSTDAGKTWTHIGLDNTRQIGRVLVDPKNPNVVFVAALGHVYGPNPERGVYRSRDGGATWQRVLFKNENVGAIDLAFDPQDSQVVYASLWNTRRPPWSIYPPSYGPGSGLFKSTDGGTTWQPLVTGLPSEKVGRIGIAVAPTNRNRVYAIVDAKEGGLYVSDDAGATWTKASGDNRVWGRGWYFCKVVVDPKNADVVYVSNTSLYRSTNAGKTWTAIKGAPGGDDYHQLWIYPDDPQRMILASDQGAVVSEDGAATWSSWYNQPTAQLYHVAADYRFPYWVSGAQQDSGAVTVVTRSGHAEISTRDWKPVGAGGESDYTAPDPLHPEILFGGRVTRWNVITGEIKDVSPERALTVPARHTWTVPLVFSLADPHALYFSNQFLFKTMNGGETWATISPDLSREDPGVPANLDEATAADAPEGKRRGVIYTIAPSPLRAATLWVGTDDGLIHLTKDDGKTWQNVTPPELTAWSKVVMLEASHFDVNEAYAAIDRHRLTDNEPYIYRTRDGGKSWQKITQGLPAGVYLQTIKEDTQRRGLLFAGTELGVFVSFNDGEQWQSLQLNLPPCSMRDLAVHEDDLIVATHGRGFWVLDDITALRQINDEVTRADAYLFRPADALNLPPHSEYGTPQPRDEPLAENPPTGAMLDYYLKSAATGPVTLEVLDAAGEVVRRYSSEDRAPAVNPDTLNVPAFWLRPVASLSTAAGMHRWVWDLQPTPTNTGGRRGGGGGVFGRAPVTVPLGTYTVKLTVNGKSYSQPLRVKPDPRAK
- a CDS encoding dihydrofolate reductase family protein; the protein is MAKLVYGLSQSLDGYVDHLKLGPPAPASFRHFIEHVRGLTGVIYGSRMYEIMRYWDEDLPDWDAEDRDFAVAWRSQPKWVVSRSLKSVGPNATLVADDFEKVIRRLKAELAGEIEVGGPVLAQSLTEAGLIDEYRLYLRPVVLGGGKPFFAGPRPPLHLVASDLIADDLIRLTYVPA